AGTCATGACTAGTGAGAAGGTGCATTGTGTAATTTTCTTAAATTTAtattttcattgcattttgaTTTCTTGCATGATCAACTTGTTTGATTAGAAAGTTAGCTTTACAGATCATGGAGTTTGTTATTCCATGTTGTGCTTTCTATGTTTTTTTAATGTTGACATATCTTTTAAAGTATGGTTCTCCAAAGTTCCTTTATTTTGGGGTCAAAGTTCTTACTTATTTTGTCAAGTCATGGACTGATTGTTTTGAAAGCTTGTTAGATTTTTGATAGTTGTGGTTGCTCTTAGACTTTTTGAAATTTGATTTCTTTTCAAGATGAGTTTTTTTCTCCAATCTCCAATGGTTATTGTTGAAGTTTCTAGGAGCTCAACATAATTTTTCACAGAGCTTGTATTTTGCCCGAACAAGGGGGTTCATTAGTTGATAGTACTGTATATGCAGACCTTTGAACGGAGCTAAATAATAGCAGATGATGCATCTAGGATCCAGATGGATTTGTTTACACTCCTAGCAGACCTGCGCCAGAGCGCGAGCAACTTATTTGCTCCTTATGATGTGTAGAACGTTCCCAGAACAACGATATCATCCCCAAGACCTCATTGTAATTGTGGCATAGCAATCATCTATTGTCTCCCCCATCCTTCAAGATATTAATGAGTGACAAGCTATCAGCCTCAATGATCGAAGACATAATAGCTCGTTCCGGGAAAAGTTTAATACCCTCCACACACTTTGATCCATCGACTTCCTCAGGATCATGACACCACCCACTAGCTACCGTAGCCACCATTAACACTTCTGCCCTACAGGTTCTCCCAACTATCCGGAAGGCTTAGGAGCACGAAGACAGGCCAAAGCTTGCATCAATACTTAGTTTAGCCCAACCTGGTGGCGGGGGAGACCATCTAGCAGGCCCCTTCGCCGATGCAGGAATCCATCATTTGGCACTCATATTCATCTAATTTTGTTGGTAAAACTAGAAAGTGTCTATTCAAAGAAATCTAGATGTGGGCTTTTAAATTCTCATACTAAAAATATTCATTCATTGTTACCTAGTGATGACGGAGTAACTCGCTGGGGTCTACATGGAAAATAAAGGCAATGCTATGAAAGATGGAGGTGAGGCTATTTAAGATGACTTGGAAAAATGGATTTTCTTCTCTCTTTGAGGATTAGGGCTAGAAATAAACGGGAAATTATATGAATCCTTTGAAAACAAAATGAAAACCCATCTCAAATATTCAAAATTCTCGAGCCATCACCGATCAAATCCCATGAGATCCATCGGAGACACACTGCCACACGTCCTCCAATGAAGCTAGATGCACTGTCGGGTCGGGGGCTAGGTGGGGAGAACCTTATTCCTTCTTTAgggagccgctgccacctcgccttCTTGAGCAAGACAAAAAGCCTAAGCAAACAAAAAACACCTAAAACCCAGCAGGAGCCCTCCGACGCAGCAAGTCGCCTCCATGACCATAAGGCTACAAAACACAAGGCATATCGGAAGCGCCACCGCGGGAGGCggggaaaccctagtcacttGGGAGTCACTCGTGGGGGAGGAGGAAATTGTTTTGGCCTTGCTTGAGACGACAAACCATCTAGTTAACTAACATCATGAGAAGTTCTTCCGAAACCATTCTCTCCTCTCCAAACCCTAGAGAGGAGATTTTGTGGAGGCACTGTGCTACCACCTCCTATCCGATGGGTAGGTTGCCGCACCTCCTCCTCCACAACCAGTATGGAAGACCGGGAAAGCCCCTAATCTACTGGGTGGATATCTAGTTTGGTGGTTTCTACTCCGGCCACTAGTTCATTAGGAGTGTGGAACTGACGATTGCTCATCCATCATCAACAACGACTGGTTGGCTCTGGCGATGAAGAGGTAGGAACGGCGATTCTCCATCATCCCGTTCAGGAGGTGAAAGACAACCGGACCCTAGGGAGCCTCATGTTCATTTATTTTATTCTACACTGTAGTATGTACCGCTAGGTTAGTGGCGGAGGCAAGATTTTCAAATTGGACGTGCATGGAAAAACAGATGGTATTCTACTAATTAATTATGAGATTAATTAGGAGATTTGAACTATTGTTCGGAAACTAATGAATGTACAAATGTACACCCATGTCCTTGACAGGTTCCGCCTATGGCTGGTCAATAGATGTGAGGCATTATTATTTTCAGAGAAAGCTGAGTATGTTAGTTTCGTTGTTCAGATCATAAAGCAGTTATGTATCATGGTTCACCGAAACCCATATAGGGTTAGGCTTCCTCCATCCTCTCCCTGCCGCCACAAAATCACTGTCTGGCAAAGTCCGAGCGAGGGGAGGCTGGTAGCGGCGGGGCATCCCTCCATCATGGTTCTGGGTGTGGGTGCAACGATTCTCGTGGGGGCGTCCGGATGGAGACGGAGTCGGCCTTGGCTGGCGGTATTGGCCCATGGTGGTTCCTGCGTGGTGGTGTCACCCTCGCGGCTCAGGTAGTGTTTGTGCCGATTGGTTTGCAGGCCGGCGATGCGTGCGGATCTTCCCGCATTCGTTTGACGGCATGGGTGTGCGGAGCAAGATTTTCTCCATGCGAAACTTGGCGGCGTGGTGTCTACAGATGTCGCTCTCCTCCCGGGGGTCATCGTGGAGCTCTTCGACCTCCTCAGCTCTCGGGTCACCTCTTCGGGTCAAGGCCTAGACCTTGTGGTGAAAGGTCAGACGACGACGTCCATCCTGCGTCGCTTCCCCTCCTGAGGGTGTCGTCTTGTGGTTTGTGTAACCTTGGTGCTTTCCCGGGACTGGACTTGCACAACTTCGTGGTCAGTGTGGAGCAGCGTGGCATCTACCACATCATTAGTGCAGAAACCCCTTATAGAATTTTGTTATTAGCAGCGTGCAGCTAGACGTGAATGTGCCAGCAATTTTCTCAACTTACCACCAGGGTCCATGTTTGTGACAAACATCGCTGATATTTTAGAACTAGCACCTGCTTTGCTCTCGAATGCAGCTAGTGAGGTGCACCATCCACGCATGCCAGCCGAAACTACTAGTAGCGTTTGAGGGCTGCCGAACGTCGCTAGTTTTACACAATCTGGCAGCGCGCGTTTCGGGCTAGACGCTGCCAGATCATTACATGAAAATATATGTGCTGTTCAGTTAAATTTCAAGAACCTTTTACAATAAGTTATTTGTTTGAATTAGATAGGTTAATGTAAATTGATGCATACTATAAATCTATACAAATTCCCGATGACCGTCCTCTTCGAAACTATCATATAACAAATGTTGTGTTTTCAATATCCAATTAAAATTAGGTATTTTTCAATTGTTGTGCTCATGATGACTTAAGTACATACTAAAAATAGTGTTCATATAAATTGGAAAGCAAAAGACCACGAGTTctgcttaaaatcttgaaatgcATAAATTTTACCAACAACATTCGCCGTGGGCAAACACGGCTAATGTGCTAGCTAGCAGCGTGTATTTACAGCCAAACACTACGAATGTAAATATTGTATGATGTTATCTTCAAATTTCAAAGCTAGCCCAAATAAATCTATAATTTGATATGTAAATGTAAAATGGTGCATAATAATATATTGAAACTTATGTAGTCAAATATAATGGTGCTATACCATCTCTCTCTCAATCAGGACACTTTGGTTCCCCCTTCAAAATTACCTTCGAATCTCGATCCCGTAGATATCCCTTGGTTTGTAGGGCACATATATCATAACTTACATGTAACACTTTGAAATAATAACCACAACTTCAAGTGGTCATACAGTGTTTCAATGTTTTAACTTGTGTTTACATTTTAAAAAATACATACAGGTTCTTTAAAAAAATATGCAAACAGTACCCGTAGTGTATGTCCTTGACATACACGTGGCTAGTACTCAATCTAGTAGCGTTCGTGCCGCTTGGTCGCTGCTAGTTTGTCGAATCTAATAGCGTTCACGCTGGTAGTTTCCCTTATCAGCAGCTTTTTATTACCCGCAATCGCCGCTAATGTTTCTTACCGTGCAGAAATATCCTCTAGACCGAGCTAcctaccccctctctctctctcactctctctctctcaaaactAGTGCCGCTCCATCTCTCACGGTACCGATGATGAcaccactccccccccccctcttccaaCGCTCCGCCAACGTCGCGGCCCACCGAAGCCCCACACGTGCTGACGCACCTGCCGTCGCTGCTCCTACGTCTCTCCCGACACGTCGCCTTTGCCCCACCCCTACACACGCCACACCACTACCTGTCCGAGCTCCTAGGTGAGCACCAAGGTGATATTTTCATACAAATTGGAAGGGTAAAGTATTTGGAGGTTAGGGTAGTGGGTGAAAGGGTATTGATTCGTCGATTAGGTAATGCTAGTTATATAGATTGATTAGTTGGTCCATTCATTAATTTGAGTTATATCGATTAGTTGGTAGTGTACCTAGTTATATAGATTACTTTGTAGTGTAGTTTACTTGTTAATCATTACTTAACACAAATATATGATACCAAATTAGTATTTGTTCTATTGATAGAGTAGTGAAGAAGAGAACAAAACAAAGAGAAGAAAAACTCCATTTCCCTTCTATTTATTTCATAAACACTTATTAAAAAATGGGTGGTTTAGGGTTTAGGGCACATGTGTTAGCATCATTATCTGATTTCTGAGTTGACTTTCCAGTCCGATGTGGCTACATTTGTGATACCGACGGTTGTCGTAGGGGGGTCATTGTTTTATTTTCCTTCCTCTGTCGACCTTGGTAATGAGGAAGGAAGAGAAGGAATGACCGCCACCGATGGTCAAAATACTCGTAAGGGAGAGCCCACCATATATACACAACCAGTTCACAGATGGGAGTTTTTCAAGCATCTGACTTTTGTCGTAGGTGTTTGTTGTTGTACTTTTCCTCCTGTGCTGAGACATTGGTAAATAACTTTTCCTCCTGTGCTGAGACATTGGTAAAATAAGAGGGGAAGTACAACAACAACTATCACCGACACTCGAAATACCCATGAGGGATAGCCCACCATTTACACCATCCCATGAGATATGAGAGTTGTTGAAGGGAACCTCGATGGACCAAAAGTCGACCCACATGCAAAATAATGCTTTGTTGTTCGATATGCACATAATATTACCTCACAAACATACTAGTACTACAATTAAGGTTCTTAGATGAATTTCAGGACATCAGCCATCGACTTCATGGCTCCTCATCATCGTCACGCCTCCCGTACCGCACCATCATCCTCCACTCTCCGTGAGAGGAGCCGCGGAGGCCTTCTCAATGGGTGGTGGTGCGGTAAGCAAGGATTCGCCATGCGGTTTTCAGTTGGTCAGAGTGCATGGAGGAGCTGAAAAAGTCGCAGGCTCTCACATGAGAACCCAAACGTAGCGGAGAGCTTCCAACTTACAAAATTCATATGAAGTGTAAATTAAGGAATACAACAGAGATGTTATCTCGAAGGGCACAGATGCAGAGCGTGCTTGAATGTCGACTAGGAGCAGACCGGAATTCGTCCTCAAATGGGCGTCTCAAGAGATGAAGTCTGATGAAGTCTCCAATCCGGGTTCAGAGTGCCCGATGGGTAAGTATAATAGTGCATTGACGACGGGGAGTCTCGACGGCATGGCGCAACGGGGCTCGATGGAGGATGAGTGACGACGGACGCGCGTAGGGCGGTGGTGCTATTGGCGTCATGGCGGAGTCGACGGCTATCCGGCCTGGCAAGGATTATGCAAATCTCTTTCCTGAAGATGGATTAGCGGTTCGATGGTGGTTGCGGCTTGTGAAGCATGTGTATGTGGTGTACACTTCGGGTTTGTTGCACCGGGTGTATGCTACTGGTATGTCATGCGGTCGGATCAGCGGTGATCCTGGTTTTAGATGGTGGGAAGTGATGGCATTCTCCATTATCGAGTCTGTAGGTGTGAGTGGTGCCTTGAGGTTGTTTAATGTATGTTTTTGTCAAACCTTTGCTGAATGTCTATACTACTTAAAAAAACATAAGATTCGCATTTGACCTATCTTCCCATCACCCCTTCGTCCAACCTTTTTTGTATGATAATAAATCAACTTAATTTACTTACCTTCTGAACCAGTTCCATTTTAATTTACTTATCAAACTTCGGATCAAAATATAAGTAATTCATGGACAGAATTATGATCATTTATTTATACAATCACATTATTAAAAACAGATAAATCACAAGCCGGCGTACTAGAGGATTTATATCCCGTTTCAACGCACAGGCATTGTTCTAATAATAATTTAATAAAGATAGTTGTGTGCATCTATTAATGCAGCGGCCGGGGGTTTCAACCTCCTTTtcggaaaggaaaaaagaaaaagaaaaatgtatCACGATTCATAAACTGTAGATCTAGAACATGTCGATCAGCAGAATACCACTATGATCAAAATTAACCAACCCACGCACCCATCCAAATCCAGCTAGTCAGTTCTTCATAAGTTGAACTAGTTCGGGCAGCATCAATATGGTGTATAGGCTTGTGGCGCTGGCATGAACGTGCATGGTTAGATCGATCTTTACCATCCACTTGAACATGATCATGCACGGCTACTTGACCCAACAACTTGATGGATTACATGGGCGGCGTCGTCGTTTACTTCGACTCCAGCTCTTGCTTGCCATCGGCAGTGACAACCACTTGCCCACGTCGTTAACCCCGCGGGCCTATCCTAGCCCACGGTTAATCATCCAGCTAAttaacatgcatgcatgcatggttaTTTGACCGTAAGATAAAATGGTAAGCATGCATGCAAGTAGCATAAACGGATACAGATGTAATTAGTCCAGGCATTCAGTGGTGGTGTAGGCTTAATTACCTTGACAAGATGATCCGTGGTGCCGGCATGAACGTGGTTTGGATTTTTGCCATCTGCTAGTACAATACCCTCCAACTCCAAATTCAACTACCGAAACTTCCAGGTTGCAGCCTCCTCTGCTCTAATGTCAACTATTCAAGCCTGGAGCTAGATGTATTCATCAGTGGATGCTTGAATGCATGTGTTTTTAGAACTGTTGACCCAACGTGGATGCGATCACGATTAGAAGTCAGTCATCTCGTTTACTTTTACCTGCACCAATTAAGGCACTAATTATTCTAAGCCTCCACCTACAGTTGAGACATGACTTCGTCAACAACTCCACCAACACCCCCAACATGCATGGCCGGAAGCACCACTATAAATATCCATTGATATTTCGCTTACAACTCATCTCATCTTGCAAGAGTACACACTTCCATAAAACACACACAATGGTAGGCACAAAGCTAGTAGCCCTCGGCTATGTTGTCCTCTTGAGCATTGGACTGGCCAATGCTGCAAGGGTGGTTAGATTCGGCAGTGGAAGCGCCACGGgaaagggagagggaggaggagagggtggGGGAACTGTGAGTGGTGGTGGCTCGGGTGCTGGGAGTGGAACTGGGTCTGGCGTGAGTTCTAGTAGTGGTAGCCATGCAAGcggtggaggtggaggtggtggcggaggcggTGGCCAAAATGGTGGAACTGGATATGGTAGCGGGTCCGGCTCTGGCTCCGGTTCCAGTCAATATAGTCAAGGATCTTCATATCCTTATGGTGGTGGCTATGGTGGATATACTAGCGCtggcggtggcggtggtggcggtggtggaggGAAAGCTAGTGGTTATCAAGGATCTAGTGGATATGGGGCTGGTAGTGGCACTGGTTCCGGCTCAGCTACAGCTACTAACAATTGGTATAGACAAGGTAGTACAAATGCAGATGCTGGTGGAAATGGTGGTGGCAATGGCGGAGGAAGAAATGGTGGGAGTGGTGCAGGCAAAGGTGCTGGATCTGGGTATGGCAATGCCAACCCCTAGTTCCCTTCATGTGAGGATCTAAAAAAATGGAGCCCAACCTACTGTACTGTGTCAAATTGATAGATTTGACTCTTTTTTCATTTATTTGTTATCATCTTACATATTATCAAATAAGGGCTTCATTGTTCTAGTGGAAAATGTACTAGTGTTCGTGATATATTACAAGAATGTTACATGGCAAAGTATCACTATTAAGTTATATACAATCGTTTTGGCCAATTGACTCGCAATGTAAGCTCTTTGCCCGTGTTATGGTGATGTAACATAAGTTGCTCACTTATGTTTAAGTACCAAAAGTTATCATTTCAATGATACATGTCGTTTCACGAACGGCGTCAATCATGTAACACATAACTCACATCCACCACTTTTGTTTTGCATAAACTTCTCTCGCTGGGTAGTGCTTCTAGGGAGTTCCAAGGCTATGAACCCCCATCGTGAGACCACACCCAATATCCTTCACATCCTCGGTCACTGACACATTGCTTTGAGAGAGTGGTGATCATCACAAGCCATACTAGGTCACACCTATCATGACTTTGTGCCATGAAGTCATGAATGGTGGGAAGGTGCATGGTCTAATTTTCTTTTATTCATATTTTTATTGCACTTTCATTTTTTTTTGTATGATCCACTTGTTAGATTAGAAAGTTAGCTTTACAACTTTGGAACTTCACTTATATCGATCACAATGGCGGAAATTGTTATTCCAATGTtgtgctttcaattttttttttgaatgttGACATATCTTTTAAAGTTATTGTTGTCCAAAGTTCCTTTCTTTTGGGGTCAAAGTCGTTACTTCTTTTTAAACTATTTTTTTTAAAAGCTTGTACGGTTTTTGACAGTTGTGGATGTTCTTACACTTTGCGAAATTTGATTTCCACTCAA
The Aegilops tauschii subsp. strangulata cultivar AL8/78 chromosome 3, Aet v6.0, whole genome shotgun sequence genome window above contains:
- the LOC109776694 gene encoding uncharacterized protein, whose product is MVGTKLVALGYVVLLSIGLANAARVVRFGSGSATGKGEGGGEGGGTVSGGGSGAGSGTGSGVSSSSGSHASGGGGGGGGGGGQNGGTGYGSGSGSGSGSSQYSQGSSYPYGGGYGGYTSAGGGGGGGGGGKASGYQGSSGYGAGSGTGSGSATATNNWYRQGSTNADAGGNGGGNGGGRNGGSGAGKGAGSGYGNANP